In Nostoc piscinale CENA21, the genomic stretch CAAAACAAGGAAAAGTAGTAAACGAACTGTCGAAAATCGATTTGAGCTTAGGAGGTTTTCAACAATGACCATCTCAGATACCCAAGTTTATATTGCTCTAGTTGTGGCGCTAATTCCAGGCGTTTTGGCTTGGCGTTTAGCGACAGAACTTTACAAGTAAGCCCTCGCTCTGATTTCTTAAGCAGAGCTTCACAGTAAGTGCCACACCCTTACACAACAATCAGGCGTTGCTTGGTTGTTGTGTTTATGTTTAGGGAGGGAAGAGAGAACAGGGAATAGGAAGAATTAAATAGGAACTTGACAGATAAATCTGTTTGTCTACATAGCACCCATCAAGAGTTATCAAATCATGTAGGCGATCGCACGCCAAAAAATTTACTTTGCAAATTAACCGCAAATCGTTCTCGTGGAGAGAAGAACATCTGCCAAAAGTCAGAGGTTTTGGAGATTACACATAGCGGATCGTTAATCATACCAAGTTGCCATTGCTCAAGGCAACTTGGTACACAGATAGATTCTTCGGGGATAAAAACGATGGTTAAGCTATCTAACCCTGCTCTCCACGAAGAACCCCGTTATCAGCCAGCAGCGATTATTCCGCTCAAGCAAGAACAATCTTTGCTTGATTGGTTAGCAAGTACTGGTCGATTAGAACCTTATGTATTTGTGGAACACTATTACGAAGATGAGGAAGACGACGAGGAAGAAGTGGTTGAGCAGTATGAATATGAAACTGGGGAAATAGACCATTTAGAGGAGTGAAATTAACTACCAACAACATAAACTGCTGTTGATAGTTAATATTTGCCATCTTCTGCAAAAGTAAAAGATGGCAAATTTCCCCATACTCAAGTAATTTCCCATGAGCAAGGACAATACCAGTGGCTCCAGATTGATTTCTGAAGTTAAACAATGTCTGCTGTTAGCTGTTCCACTAGCCGCAGCCCAATTAGCCCAATCAGCAACCGGCTTTGTCGATACAGTGATGATGGGTTGGTTAGGCAGTCAAGCGATCGCATCTGGAGGCTTGGGTGCGGCAATATTTACCTTTTGTTTGATGATTACTACAGGTATTATTACTGCTATCAGTCCCTTAGTCGCAGAAGTATATGGATCTGGTAAGCCTGAACAAATTGGTCAGATTGTGCGACAAGGGTTAATGATATCTCTGCTATTAGGCATCCCAATTACAGTATTACTTTGGTATGGCAGTACTTTGCTCGTGCTGTTGGGACAAAATGTGAATGCAGCCGCATTAGCACAAACCTATTTAAGAGCGATCGCTTGGGGTTTTATCCCTGCATTGGGTTTTGCTGTATTCAAAGGCTTTCTGTCTGCCCTTTCCCAACCAAAGTTAGTTATGGTAACTGTTGTCTTGGGTACGCTTTTCAATATTACAGCTAACTATGTTTTAATGTTTGGCAAATTCGGACTACCCGCCCTGGGACTAGCTGGTATTGGTTGGGCGAGTACTTTGTCACTGTGGAGTATGTTTATTACTCTGGCTATTTATATATTTAGTCAACGTCGCTTTGCAGTTTACAAAATATTTCAGTTTTCACCTATTTCCCACTTTAGCAAACAAAATCGGCGCATTATTTGGGATATTTTTCAAATTGGTTTACCAATTGGCGGATTAGTTGCTGTAGAAGCCGGATTATTTACTGTTGTCACCTTTATTATTGGGCAATTGGGAACAACTGCGCTCGCCGCCCATCAAATTGCTTTGCAAACAGCTTCGATGTCATTTCAGATGGTTTTGGGTATTTCTTTGGCAACTACAGTACGTGTTGGGCAATTAGCGGGAGAGAAAGACTTGCAGGGTGTCCGCTTGGCTGGATATGTAGGTATTGCCTTGGGGGCTTTATCAATGGCGATCGCGGCTCTAATATTTTGGTTAGTTCCAAAATTAATTGTTTCGCTTTATTTAGACACTAATAATTCAGACAATCAAGATGTGGTCAACTTAACAATAAAATTACTAGCAGTTGCAGCAATTTTTCAAATCGTTGATGGCATCCAAGTCACCGCCTCTGGAGCTTTACGCGGACTAAAAGATACTCGTATCCCACTGTTAATTGGTGTTTTTGCCTACTGGTGTGTTGGTTTATTAACTGGTTATGCACTGGGAATTTGGTTTGGTTATGGAACTATTGGTCTGTGGTGGGGATTAGCCATAGGTTTAGCTAGTGCGGCTATAGTCTTGAGTTGGAGATTTAGGATTTTGTCAAATCAACTTGTCTGGGCAAAGTTGAATTAATTTGATCTCGTCTTGATATCTGCGTTAGAAAATACATTTTACTGACTCATACAGTTTGATGGTTAAAGTTTTTGAATGCTCACCAATCTCTGTAAATACAAGTAGCAATTTTTGCTTCAATGATAAAACTTTTTGTTTAGATGGGAATACTAAGTTTAGTATTTATGTCAATTTGATACTATGCTGAGAATTCCCGGTTATAAATTGCGTAAAGAAATTTACAACGGTTCTAAAACTTTAGTTTATCGCGCTATTCGAGAGGTTGATTCATTATCGGTAATCATTAAACTGCTGAAGAACCCTTATCCGAGTTTTAATGAACTTGTGCAGTTTCGCAATCAGTATACAATTGCTAAAAATCTCAACTCTCCCGGAATTATTCAAACTTATAGTCTAGAAAATTATGAAAATGGCTATGCGTTAGTCATGGAAGATTTTAGTGGAATTTCGCTGCGGGAATGGGGAATTAAGAGTCGGGAGGCGGGAGGGAGGGTAAGCGTAGAGTTTCTGAAGGAATTTTTACAGATAGCGATCGCCCTTTGCAATTGTTTAGAAATACTTTATCAAGAGTGCATTATTCATAAAGATATTAAACCCAGCAATATATTAATTAATACCGAAACTCAACAAGTTAAATTAATCGATTTTAGTATTGCATCTTTATTACCACGAGAAAATCATACTATCCTGAATCCCAGCATTTTAGAAGGTACGCTGGCTTATATCTCACCAGAACAAACAGGGAGAATGAACCGGGGAATTGATTACCGGACTGACTTTTATTCTTTAGGAATTACTTTTTACGAATTATTCACAGGTGAATTACCCTTTCAATCAAATGATCCAATAGAACTGGTGCATTGTCACATTGCCAAAAAACCACCTTTAGTCAATCAAATTCATCCCCAAATCCCTAATGTACTTGCAGAAATCGTCAACAAATTGATGGCGAAAAATGCGGAAGATAGATATCAAAGTGCATTGGGAATAAAATCTGATTTAGAAAAAATGTTTACAGCAGCTAAATTCTAACGGGAAAATTCCTAGCTTTGAAATTGCTCAACAAGATGTGTGCGATCGCTTTATTATTCCTGATAAACTTTACGGCAGACAAACAGAAGTAGAAACTCTGTTGCAAGCCTTTGATAGAGTTAGTAATGGCGCAACAGAAATGGTATTAGTCGCTGGGTTTTCTGGTATTGGCAAAACCGCAGTTGTCAACGAAGTTCATAAACCAATTGTGCGCCAACATGGTTATTTTATCAAAGGTAAATGTGACCAATTTCAACGGGATATTCCATTTAATTCTTTTGTGCAAGCCTTCCGAGATTTAATGGGACAATTGTTAACTGAAAGTGATGCCCAAATACAAGCATGGAAAAGCCAAATATTAGCAGCAGTCGGCGAAAATGGACAAATAATTATTGAAGTTATCCCCGAATTAGCTAGTATTATTGGCGAACAACCACCCGCCTTAGAGTTATTCGGTAAAGCTGCTCAAAATCGCTTTAATTTGTTATTTCAAAAATTTACTAAAGTCTTTACCAGTGCAGAACATCCCTTAGTCATATTTTTAGATGATTTACAATGGGCAGATTCAGCATCATTAAAGTTAATGCGAACATTAATGACTGATACAAATCATCTTTTATTAATTGGTGCGTATCGAGATAATGAAGTTAACCCTGGACATCCATTAATTTTTACTTTAAATGAAATCCGCAAAACAAAAGTAGTAATTAATACGATTACTCTAGCAGCTCTAGATCAGATAAATATTAATCAATTAGTTGCTGACACTTTCAAATGTCCTGTAAATTTGGTCATAAATATTTCTCAATTAATATATCATAAAACTCAAGGTAATCCTTTTTTTACCACACAATTCCTCAAAGCGTTATATCAAGATAGTCTGATAAAATTTGATGCAACTTTAGGTTGTTGGCAATGTGATATTGCTCAAATTACAACTCAAGCAGTTACAGAAGATGTTGTCAATTTCATGAGTTCGCAACTGCGAAAACTCCCACCAGCGACGCAACAAGTATTAAAATTAGCTGCTTGTATTGGAAATCAATTTGATTTAGAGACTTTAGCAATTGTTTCAGAACAATCAGAAGTAGATACTGCTACTGCTTTGTGGAAAGCCTTAAAAGAAGGATTAATTCTACCAATTAACGATGTTTATAAATTCTATCAACAAGAGTCATTAGTTAATACAAGTAATTATGTTGCCGAACAAAGTAATGTTAGTTTTGCGTTAGAAAATAGTGAAGAAAAAATAACTGAATCAAGACAAATAACGGTTGCTTATAAATTTTTACATGACCGTGTACAACAAGCCGCTTATTCTCTAATTCCTGATAATCAAAAACAAGCAACTCACTGGCAAATTGGTCAATTACTTCAGCAAAAATTATCAGAAACTGAACAAGTAGAAAAGCTGTTTGATATTGTTGGGCATTTAAATCAAGGTCAAGCATTAATTAGCCAAAATAGCGATCGCCAAATCCTCGCCCAACTGAACTTAAAAGCCGGTGCTAAAGCAAAAACAGCTACAGCTTATGCTGCTGCTGTTGCTTATTTAAAAACTGCGATCGCACTTTTGGAAACTGACTGCTGGCGAACCCAGTATGAATTAGCCTTAGAAATACATATAGCAGCAGCCGAAGCCAGTTATTTAAATGGTGATTTTGCTGGGATGGAGAAGTTTGCTGCATTGGTATTGCAACAAGCTAAAACCATCCTTGACAAAGTGAAAATCTATGAAATTCAAATCGCCGCCCAAACTTCTCAGAGTCAAATGTTAGCAGCGATCGCAGTTGGTAGAGAAGCTTTAAAACAACTAGGAATTGAATTCCCCAGAGAATTAGACGAAGTTCATCTTGGCAAAGCTTTAGCAGAGGTAAATCAGCAACTCAACAACAGAGAAATTGCTGAACTGATTAATTTACCCCTGATGAGTGAACCTACAGCTCAAGCTGTAATGCAGCTTCTGGGAATGTTGTTTGCACCAATTTTTCTGGGGAACCCCAGTTTACTGCCATTGTTGGGTACAACAATGGTGCGGTTATCGCTGGAGTTTGGCAATGCGCCCGCCTCAACTGTAGGATATGTAACTCAGGGTTTGGTATTGTGTGCCTTTTTAGGCGAAGTTGAAACTGGCTATAAGTTCGGGAAATTAGCACTCTCCGTACTAGATAAATTAAATGCTCAAAGCTGGCAATCCTGCACTTTCACACTGTTTGCCTGTTTTATTCAACATCGCCGACAAGCATTTTTGACAACCTTTTCCATATTAAAAGAAGCCCAAAGAACTGGTATGGAAACTGGTGATTTTCTCTATGTTGGCTATAGCATAGTCAGTTATGCCTTTACAAAAATGTTTGTTGGTGTAGACCTGAACACATTAACGCTGGAATTTCCTACTTTTACTGCTGTTTTAGCTCAAATTAAACAAGATTCAGCGCGTGTTTATTTAGACATGATACAGCAAACAGTCGAGCAATTGAAAGAAACCGTCAATCAACCAGATTGCTTAATTGGCAAGATATATGATGAAACGGTGATGTTGCCAAAGCACAAACAAGATAATGATCTCTCAGCAATTGCCTTTGTTTATATTTACAAACTGTTGCTGGCCTATTCTTATGGTAATTATGCCAATGCGCTTGACTACATTACCCAAGTCAAACCTTATTTAAGAGTGGCATTATCAGGACTAATTCATATTCCTGTTTTCCATTTCTATGCAGCCCTCACTCACTTAGCAATTATTTCCACCCAACCAGAAATAGACCAAATTCTCGCTGAGGTAGAAAATCATCAAACAACTCTGCATCAATGGGCGCAATCTGCCCCATTGAATCATTTACATAAGTGGCATTTAGTGGAAGCAGAAAAATGTCGAGTTCGCGGTCAAAAATTAGCAGCAATGGAACATTACGATCGCGCCATTACTCTTGCCAAAGACAACAAATTTCTCAATGAAGAAGCTTTAGCAAATGAACTAGCTGCCAAATTTTATCTTGCTTGGGGTAGAACAAAAATCGCTCAAGCCTATATGCTGGAAGCGTATTATTGTTATACCCGTTGGGGTGCAGAAGCCAAAGTCATCGATTTAGAAAATCGCTATCCTCTACTACTAGTCACAATTCTGCACAAACAACAAGCATCTTTTAACGCCACAGAAACCATTATTTCCACCTCCTCAGAGAAAGTTGATAGTTCTAGTTTCAGTAAAAGTAGTCTTTCAACCAGTCTAGATTTAGCCAGCATTGTCAAAGTTTCGCAATCACTTTCTAGTGAAATTGAGTTAGAAAAATTACTTTCGACTTTACTAGAAGTCATCCTCCAAAACGCTGGTGCTGATAAATGTGCCTTACTAATGCCAAAAGGTAATGCCTGGTTTATTGAAGCACTTTATCAACTCGAACAACCCAGTTGCATTTTGCGTTCTCTCCCCTTTGATGATCATCAAATACTACCCCTGAGTCTGATTAATCAGGTGAAAAAATTCCCTCTCCTTAGCGGTGATTGAAAATGCCGCTATAGAACAAGCCTTAGCAGCTGATCCTTATATATTGCAATATGCACCCAAAAGCGTGCTTTGTGCGCCAATTTTGAATCAAGGTAAATTGATTGGCATTTTGTATTTAGAAAATAACCTGACAGTGGGAGCATTTACCCGCGATCGCCTAGAAATTTTACAGTTATTAATTTCTCAAGCCGCCATCTCTTTAGAAAATGCTCGATTGTACGCGCAATTAGAAGATAGAGTCGAAGAACGCACTCAAGAACTCAACCACAAAAATGAGCAACTACAAACAACTTTAAAAGAATTGCATCGTACCCAAACACAAATGGTACAAAGTGAAAAAATGTCAGCTTTAGGGCAATTAGTTGCTGGTATTGCCCACGAAATTAATAACCCCATTACTTTTATACATGGCAACTTAAATTACATTCAGCAATATACAAATGACTTATTACATATAGTAGATGCCTATCAATCCCACTACCCCCATCCCCCAGAATCCCTAAATGCAGAAATCGAAAATCTAGATTTTAACTTTGTGAAAGAAGATTTACCGAATATCCTCAAATCTATGCACATGGGTTCTGAACGCATTCGACAAATGGTTTTATCTTTACGCAACTTCTCTCGTTTAGATGAATCAGAATATAAAGCGGTGGATCTACATGAAGGCCTTGATAATACATTAGTCATGTTGCAATATCGTCTGCAAGCTCAAGCTAATCGTCCAGCAATTGAGATTATCAAAGAATATGGCAAACTACCATTAGTAGAATGCTGCGCTAGAGAAATTAACCAAGTATTTATTAGTGTGATTGTCAATGCGATCGATGCCTTAGAAGAAAAAAAGTCGTCATCACAGCTTACAAGAAATTACAGCCAACCCCAATCAAATTCTGATTCGGACTCTCTCAACTGAACCAAAGCAAGTCCAAATTATCATCGCCGATAATGGCGTTGGTATTCCAGAAAATATCCAATCTCGTTTATTTGACCCATTTTTTACGACCAAACCTGTAGGTAAAGGTACAGGTTTAGGATTGTCCATCAGCCATCAAGTGATTACAGAAAAACATGGCGGTTCAATTCATCTCAACTCTGTATTAGGTCAAGGAACAGAATTTATCATCACTTTACCTATTAAGTCAGATAAACATCCTCTGGCTAACATAGCCGTTGAAGTTTGATAAACACTGGATTTCACATAATTTTCTGAAAAATTCTAGATATTTTTTATGTAATTACACGTTAAATTTTGTAAAAAAATCATACATCTTTATTTAAAATATATGTGCTTGATGTAATTATGGGTTGTTTGCTACTTCGTTGATAAAGAGTTAGCAAAAACAATTCTCCAGCATCGACGTTGAATAGCTAATTGCGGTATAAAGTATGTACCCAGAAAAAAGTAACTCCAATACAATTAATTTTTCAGGACTTAAAGTAATTGCTTTGACTGCATTACTTGCATCAAAGATTTATATAAATTGCAATTAATTCATAGCGATATCAACATCGTTTGTATTAGGGCAAAAGTCCTTATAAGCATCGATAGTATATTTTCTATAATTTCTATACTCTCAAAAAACACATTGCGTTGAGTCAGAAACGGGGGTAAGTTTCAAACCAACAGTCAAAGCTTTTTTCTTGAAAGTATAGGAAATATACATCATATCGCTTGTAATTTATCAAGTGATCACTTCTTATAACTAACACCAAATGAAATAATGTTGGCAACAGATACCCCTCCCGCCTGACTGTATTCTCTCATTGCCAAGGGGAGAGTTGAGGAGGAGTCTAATAGATTTGTCGCATTATTTTTTCAAATTGGTATAACTTGAATTTCTCAAAAAGGTAACTAAGTTATGAATAATAAACTTCGGCTAACGGTACTGGAGCCATCAGGTATTTTAGATAAAATTAGCGGACATCAATTACATAATGAAATTAGCACCTTGATAAACAATGGTACTAACATTATATTGATTGATATGAAAGAAATTAAGTTTATAGATAGTTCTGGCTTGGGTTATCTAGTGTCGGCAATGCAAATGGTAAGTAATGCTAACGCCAAATTTTTTGTCTGCTCTATTAGTGATCAGGTTAACATGTTGTTTGAAATCACTAAAGTGAACAAATTATTACAAATTTTTGCTGACAGGGAAGCATGTAAACGCTACGTTTTAAGCACTTTATCTCGGATGTCTTACAATTAAAAATTCATGGTCGCTATGCTTGAAGCTAACTGTTTTCCTGTTCTTCGAGTTTTAGTGACGGACGTAGCCACA encodes the following:
- the psaM gene encoding photosystem I reaction center subunit XII, whose translation is MTISDTQVYIALVVALIPGVLAWRLATELYK
- a CDS encoding DUF3134 domain-containing protein, which translates into the protein MVKLSNPALHEEPRYQPAAIIPLKQEQSLLDWLASTGRLEPYVFVEHYYEDEEDDEEEVVEQYEYETGEIDHLEE
- a CDS encoding MATE family efflux transporter, whose translation is MSKDNTSGSRLISEVKQCLLLAVPLAAAQLAQSATGFVDTVMMGWLGSQAIASGGLGAAIFTFCLMITTGIITAISPLVAEVYGSGKPEQIGQIVRQGLMISLLLGIPITVLLWYGSTLLVLLGQNVNAAALAQTYLRAIAWGFIPALGFAVFKGFLSALSQPKLVMVTVVLGTLFNITANYVLMFGKFGLPALGLAGIGWASTLSLWSMFITLAIYIFSQRRFAVYKIFQFSPISHFSKQNRRIIWDIFQIGLPIGGLVAVEAGLFTVVTFIIGQLGTTALAAHQIALQTASMSFQMVLGISLATTVRVGQLAGEKDLQGVRLAGYVGIALGALSMAIAALIFWLVPKLIVSLYLDTNNSDNQDVVNLTIKLLAVAAIFQIVDGIQVTASGALRGLKDTRIPLLIGVFAYWCVGLLTGYALGIWFGYGTIGLWWGLAIGLASAAIVLSWRFRILSNQLVWAKLN
- a CDS encoding STAS domain-containing protein, producing MNNKLRLTVLEPSGILDKISGHQLHNEISTLINNGTNIILIDMKEIKFIDSSGLGYLVSAMQMVSNANAKFFVCSISDQVNMLFEITKVNKLLQIFADREACKRYVLSTLSRMSYN